One region of Manis pentadactyla isolate mManPen7 chromosome 9, mManPen7.hap1, whole genome shotgun sequence genomic DNA includes:
- the LOC118933086 gene encoding hemoglobin subunit beta — MVHLTAEEKAAVTSLWGKVKVDEVGGEALGRLLVVYPWTRRFFDSFGDLSSASAIMGNAKVMAHGKKVLNSFGDGLKNLDNLKGTFAHLSELHCDKLHVDPENFRLLGNVLVCVLARHFGKEFTPETQAAYQKVVAGVATALAHKYH; from the exons atgGTGCACCTGACTGCTGAGGAGAAGGCTGCCGTCACCTCTCTGTGGGGCAAGGTGAAAGTGGATGAAGTTGGTGGTGAGGCCCTGGGCAG GCTGCTGGTGGTTTACCCCTGGACTAGGAGGTTCTTTGACTCCTTTGGGGACCTGTCCAGTGCTTCTGCCATCATGGGCAATGCTAAGGTGATGGCCCATGGCAAGAAGGTGCTCAACTCCTTTGGTGATGGCCTGAAGAACCTCGACAACCTCAAGGGCACCTTTGCTCACCTTAGCGAGCTGCACTGTGACAAACTGCACGTGGATCCCGAGAACTTCAGG CTCCTGGGCaatgtgttggtgtgtgtgcTGGCCCGCCACTTCGGCAAGGAATTCACCCCGGAAACGCAGGCTGCCTATCAGAAGGTGGTCGCTGGTGTGGCCACTGCCCTGGCCCACAAGTACCACTGA